One stretch of Brachyhypopomus gauderio isolate BG-103 chromosome 8, BGAUD_0.2, whole genome shotgun sequence DNA includes these proteins:
- the tnfrsf18 gene encoding tumor necrosis factor receptor superfamily member 18 isoform X1 produces the protein MDIMNSCLKLFMMGFVLCVCQDINCNWKTQYEHEGRCCDACAPGKYPKIPCNPSRCENCSAATSSETRCSCGGEHLCEDLGCSKCIPRPRCKRGEQLKRSGKYDFSYYCEPCPNATFNNVTDGVCVPILDCRKFGFSTLFPGNKTHDARCVCPKDKYDDLIHVVMGICLAITSLICVVLFINICIRKAMYKKRKNKHHLIHPNECSCKLSKEEIGENHDINENHVSDIFLEVSTKTS, from the exons ATGGACATTATGAATTCCTGTCTGAAACTGTTCATGATGGGTTTTGTCTTGTGCGTGTGCCAGGATATCAATTGTAATTGGAAGACCCAGTATGAACATGAAGGGAGATGTTGCGATGCTTGTGCCCCAG GTAAATATCCCAAAATTCCCTGCAACCCTAGTAGATGTGAGAACTGTTCAGCAGCGACCAGCTCTGAAACCCGGTGCTCCTGTGGCGGCGAACACTTGTGCGAAGACCTGGGGTGTTCTAAATGCATTCCCAGACCGCGGTGCAAACGAGGAGAACAGCTCAAGAGAAGCG GTAAATATGACTTCAGTTATTACTGTGAACCATGCCCTAACGCAACATTCAACAACGTTACGGACGGCGTGTGTGTGCCCATTTTAGA CTGCCGGAAATTTGGTTTTTCCACACTCTTCCCTGGGAACAAAACACATGATGCAAGGTGTGTTTGTCCTAAAG ATAAGTATGATGATTTGATCCATGTAGTCATGGGAATATGTTTAGCGATCACCAGTTTGATCTGCGTGGTGCTGTTTATCAATATCTGTATTCGAAAGGCCATGTACAAGAAAAGGAAAAACA AGCACCATCTGATTCATCCAAATGAATGCTCGTGTAAACTCTCCAAAGAGGAAATAGGTGAAAACCATGATATCAATGAAAACCATGTCAGTGACATCTTTTTAGAAGTCTCCACTAAAACAAGCTGA
- the tnfrsf18 gene encoding tumor necrosis factor receptor superfamily member 18 isoform X2 — MLRCLCPSRCENCSAATSSETRCSCGGEHLCEDLGCSKCIPRPRCKRGEQLKRSGKYDFSYYCEPCPNATFNNVTDGVCVPILDCRKFGFSTLFPGNKTHDARCVCPKDKYDDLIHVVMGICLAITSLICVVLFINICIRKAMYKKRKNKHHLIHPNECSCKLSKEEIGENHDINENHVSDIFLEVSTKTS; from the exons ATGTTGCGATGCTTGTGCCCCAG TAGATGTGAGAACTGTTCAGCAGCGACCAGCTCTGAAACCCGGTGCTCCTGTGGCGGCGAACACTTGTGCGAAGACCTGGGGTGTTCTAAATGCATTCCCAGACCGCGGTGCAAACGAGGAGAACAGCTCAAGAGAAGCG GTAAATATGACTTCAGTTATTACTGTGAACCATGCCCTAACGCAACATTCAACAACGTTACGGACGGCGTGTGTGTGCCCATTTTAGA CTGCCGGAAATTTGGTTTTTCCACACTCTTCCCTGGGAACAAAACACATGATGCAAGGTGTGTTTGTCCTAAAG ATAAGTATGATGATTTGATCCATGTAGTCATGGGAATATGTTTAGCGATCACCAGTTTGATCTGCGTGGTGCTGTTTATCAATATCTGTATTCGAAAGGCCATGTACAAGAAAAGGAAAAACA AGCACCATCTGATTCATCCAAATGAATGCTCGTGTAAACTCTCCAAAGAGGAAATAGGTGAAAACCATGATATCAATGAAAACCATGTCAGTGACATCTTTTTAGAAGTCTCCACTAAAACAAGCTGA